In a single window of the Acetivibrio clariflavus DSM 19732 genome:
- a CDS encoding response regulator transcription factor produces MSRILIIDDEKELVMLLEDELKARGHEVMVAYDGEEGIKLSKKQPDLVLLDIMMPGMDGFEVCRSIRDEVLCPIIFLSAKQSEIDKIKGLNLGGDDYITKPFGLRELMARIDANLRREKRAQYISTENKRTRLYFGKLNLDLKERTVKIDGKPIALTKREYDIIELLATHSGQVFSREHIYEKIWGYDAEGDSSTVVEHVKKIRAKLTAADPSVEYISTVWGIGYKWNKI; encoded by the coding sequence ATGAGCAGAATTCTGATTATAGATGATGAAAAGGAGCTTGTAATGTTACTTGAAGATGAACTCAAAGCCAGAGGTCATGAAGTAATGGTTGCTTATGATGGGGAGGAGGGAATCAAGCTTTCCAAAAAGCAACCGGATCTTGTCCTATTGGATATTATGATGCCCGGTATGGATGGCTTTGAGGTTTGCCGTTCTATCCGTGATGAAGTATTATGTCCCATTATCTTTTTGAGTGCAAAGCAGTCTGAAATTGACAAAATTAAGGGTTTAAATCTGGGAGGAGATGATTATATAACCAAACCTTTCGGACTGCGTGAGCTTATGGCAAGGATTGATGCCAATTTAAGGCGTGAGAAGAGGGCTCAATATATTAGTACTGAAAATAAGAGAACAAGGCTGTATTTCGGAAAGCTCAATTTAGATTTAAAGGAGCGTACTGTTAAAATAGATGGTAAGCCTATTGCACTGACAAAAAGGGAATATGATATTATTGAGCTTCTTGCTACACACTCAGGACAGGTCTTTTCGCGGGAACATATCTATGAAAAAATTTGGGGCTATGATGCTGAGGGAGATTCCTCAACTGTGGTTGAGCATGTAAAAAAAATCCGTGCGAAATTAACAGCTGCCGATCCTTCCGTCGAGTACATTTCTACAGTATGGGGCATCGGTTATAAGTGGAACAAAATCTAG
- a CDS encoding HAMP domain-containing sensor histidine kinase has translation MKNRPLITQFRISFALIVLSSIAATVITYILAAVLYINAEYKVIYPANYYEKQIPGIEEYIRRNNTKLLMPSFQSNLEKIVPDSGIGYQIVDAEGKILYGTIKEKIIQNRDELYEKINTSVGRQGSYVRIVPIIEKEGRISGAVLLSYQVKATYTDSSAKWWLMPLIILALFSPFIYIVIFTFVFSKIFTDNINKPLKLLMDASRKIREKDLDFEINYSSENELGKLCNAFSEMKDELKNSLSTQWKLEQERIEMVEALAHDLKTPLSIIQGYSEALIDSYTEGDERLHRYLATILENAQKGTKLVQQMQYTSEVERSAAQLNLTVVDIPSFIERKVSHYQLLASEKKIRITTQIQGEAHKPISIDEEKLERILDNVVSNSLQYTPGGGSIQISVKMEPERVFYEIIDSGIGFSKTDIEKVFRKFYRGDRARSTDGHSGLGLYVAKQLVEQLGGSIEVYNTATGGAGVKFWHKVFG, from the coding sequence ATGAAAAATAGACCGCTTATAACTCAATTTAGGATTTCCTTTGCATTGATTGTATTGTCAAGCATAGCGGCAACAGTTATAACCTACATTCTTGCTGCCGTTTTATATATCAATGCTGAGTATAAAGTTATTTATCCGGCCAATTATTATGAAAAGCAAATTCCCGGGATTGAGGAATATATCCGGCGGAATAATACCAAATTGCTTATGCCGTCTTTTCAAAGCAATTTGGAAAAAATTGTTCCGGATAGCGGAATAGGTTATCAAATTGTGGATGCAGAAGGTAAAATATTATACGGAACAATTAAGGAAAAAATTATACAAAACCGTGATGAGTTATATGAAAAGATTAATACAAGTGTGGGGAGGCAAGGGAGTTATGTTCGGATAGTGCCCATCATTGAAAAGGAAGGCAGAATATCCGGGGCTGTATTGCTTTCTTATCAGGTCAAAGCGACTTATACAGACAGTTCTGCCAAGTGGTGGTTGATGCCTTTAATAATTCTTGCTCTTTTTTCGCCCTTTATATATATTGTTATTTTTACGTTTGTGTTTTCAAAGATTTTTACCGACAATATTAACAAGCCGCTAAAGTTATTGATGGATGCGTCAAGAAAGATTAGGGAGAAAGATCTTGATTTTGAAATCAATTACTCTTCAGAAAATGAATTGGGCAAGCTCTGTAATGCTTTTTCCGAAATGAAAGATGAATTAAAGAACTCTCTGTCTACACAGTGGAAGTTGGAACAGGAGCGGATAGAAATGGTTGAGGCCTTGGCTCATGACCTTAAAACGCCGCTTTCAATAATACAAGGATATTCTGAGGCCCTTATTGATTCTTATACTGAAGGAGATGAGCGATTACACAGATACCTTGCAACTATTTTGGAAAATGCCCAAAAAGGAACGAAACTTGTGCAGCAAATGCAATACACATCGGAAGTGGAGAGAAGTGCTGCACAGCTTAATCTTACAGTCGTGGATATTCCATCATTTATAGAAAGAAAAGTGAGTCATTACCAATTGTTGGCGTCAGAAAAGAAAATTAGAATCACAACACAGATACAGGGAGAAGCACACAAACCGATTTCTATTGATGAAGAAAAGTTGGAGCGGATACTCGATAATGTTGTGTCCAACAGCCTGCAATATACACCGGGGGGAGGAAGTATTCAAATATCTGTAAAAATGGAACCGGAAAGAGTATTTTATGAAATTATCGATTCGGGTATTGGTTTTAGCAAAACAGATATTGAGAAGGTTTTCAGGAAGTTTTATCGAGGTGACCGGGCCAGAAGCACCGACGGACATTCCGGTCTTGGTTTGTATGTCGCAAAACAATTGGTTGAACAACTGGGTGGTTCCATAGAAGTATATAATACCGCTACTGGAGGAGCCGGTGTGAAATTTTGGCATAAAGTGTTTGGCTGA
- a CDS encoding nucleotidyltransferase domain-containing protein — MDIQYIKDKLNSSDYDFLRTDPHLGSNILILTAAGSVAYGTNVGTSDIDIRGVTIERKQDIMGLSSFEQFEDRATDTVIYGLKKFISLCLNCNPNVLEILGTKPEHLFVITKEGKLLRDNVDLFLSKRVIHSFGNYATAQLRRLQNALARDSYPQAEKEKHILNSILGQMEHLKRTYKSFTGSEIHLYIDESDREDMDTEIFIDINLKHYPLRDFKNIYAEMSNIVKDYSKLNHRNSKKDELHLNKHAMHLIRLLITGTEVLEGKGINTFREKERELFLDIRNGKYKYSDIFEMVDEYEQRFKTAAENTPLPDEPDYKRVEELMIEIYSKVLL, encoded by the coding sequence ATGGATATACAATACATAAAAGATAAATTGAATTCAAGTGATTATGATTTCTTAAGGACAGATCCGCATCTTGGAAGTAATATTTTAATACTTACCGCAGCCGGCTCAGTTGCCTACGGTACAAATGTCGGTACCAGCGATATTGATATCAGAGGTGTCACCATTGAAAGAAAGCAAGATATTATGGGATTATCAAGTTTTGAGCAGTTTGAAGATAGAGCTACAGACACTGTAATTTACGGACTCAAAAAGTTTATTTCTCTGTGCCTTAATTGCAACCCAAACGTTTTGGAAATCTTGGGTACAAAGCCTGAACACCTCTTTGTAATAACAAAAGAGGGAAAACTTCTAAGGGATAATGTCGATTTATTCTTATCCAAAAGAGTTATTCATAGTTTCGGCAATTATGCAACTGCACAGCTCAGGAGGCTGCAAAATGCCCTTGCAAGGGATAGTTATCCTCAAGCTGAAAAGGAAAAACACATTCTTAACAGTATTTTAGGACAAATGGAGCACTTGAAACGTACCTATAAGAGCTTTACCGGTAGTGAAATCCATCTTTATATTGATGAATCGGATAGAGAAGATATGGACACGGAGATATTTATCGATATTAACCTCAAGCATTATCCCTTAAGAGACTTTAAAAATATCTACGCAGAAATGAGTAACATTGTAAAGGATTACTCCAAACTGAATCACAGAAACAGTAAAAAGGATGAACTTCACCTTAACAAGCACGCAATGCATTTAATACGGCTTTTGATTACCGGCACAGAAGTCCTTGAGGGTAAAGGAATCAATACCTTTAGAGAAAAAGAACGTGAATTATTCCTTGATATACGTAACGGTAAATATAAGTACAGCGATATATTTGAAATGGTGGACGAGTATGAGCAAAGGTTCAAAACAGCCGCCGAAAATACCCCCCTTCCCGATGAACCGGATTACAAGCGTGTGGAAGAATTAATGATAGAAATATATAGCAAAGTATTATTATAG
- a CDS encoding cytidine deaminase family protein translates to MDIWDKLYREALKVQKSRTVSPFIDAGSVAAAILTKAGNIYVGVCIDTASGLGMCAERNAMANMITHGERQIDKVVAVIPDGRVGAPCGACREFMMQLDKNSGDIEILLDLESKKVVTLKELVPNWWGYDRFKEI, encoded by the coding sequence ATGGATATATGGGATAAATTGTACAGGGAAGCATTAAAAGTTCAAAAGAGCAGAACCGTCTCGCCTTTTATTGATGCTGGAAGTGTGGCTGCGGCAATTCTGACCAAAGCCGGAAATATATATGTTGGAGTTTGCATTGATACTGCATCGGGATTAGGGATGTGTGCAGAGAGAAATGCAATGGCTAATATGATTACACACGGTGAAAGACAGATTGACAAGGTAGTGGCAGTTATACCGGATGGCAGAGTAGGAGCACCATGTGGAGCCTGCAGAGAATTCATGATGCAGCTTGACAAAAATAGCGGCGATATCGAAATTCTTCTTGATCTGGAAAGTAAAAAAGTCGTAACTTTAAAGGAACTTGTTCCCAACTGGTGGGGATATGACAGATTTAAGGAAATATAA
- a CDS encoding 4Fe-4S dicluster domain-containing protein — MACLTISAEEEKRVKALGFLSNKGTDNFSARVLTVNGKITAAQMRCISEAAELFGNGIITFTTRLSIEVQGIPYDKIEDFRAYIAKEGLVTGGTGPKVRPVVSCKGTTCQYGLIDTFAISEEIHKRFFNGYSSVRLPHKFKIAVGGCPNNCVKPDLNDVGIIGQRIPEFDKDKCKGCKKCFIENTCPVKASKVVDGVLQTNNDECNKCGRCIGKCPFNAVKEGSTGYKIYIGGRWGKRIALGKPINKIFTDKQEALDVIEKTILLYKEQGKAGERLAETIERLGFENVQNQLLSNDLLERKQKILDTNTI; from the coding sequence ATGGCATGCTTAACCATTAGTGCAGAAGAGGAAAAAAGAGTTAAAGCTTTAGGATTTCTAAGTAATAAAGGTACCGACAACTTCTCTGCAAGGGTACTAACGGTAAATGGAAAAATAACGGCTGCTCAAATGAGATGTATTTCGGAAGCTGCTGAACTTTTCGGTAATGGTATTATAACCTTTACTACCAGACTATCCATAGAAGTTCAGGGAATTCCTTATGATAAGATTGAAGACTTTAGAGCCTATATAGCCAAAGAAGGTCTTGTAACAGGAGGTACCGGTCCTAAAGTACGTCCAGTGGTATCCTGTAAAGGTACCACATGTCAATATGGATTAATTGATACCTTTGCCATATCGGAAGAAATTCATAAAAGATTTTTTAACGGTTATTCTTCTGTTAGGCTTCCTCACAAATTTAAAATAGCTGTCGGAGGATGTCCAAATAACTGCGTTAAGCCTGATTTGAATGACGTAGGAATTATCGGTCAGAGAATACCCGAGTTTGATAAAGACAAATGCAAAGGGTGCAAAAAATGTTTTATAGAAAATACCTGCCCGGTAAAAGCATCAAAAGTAGTAGACGGCGTTCTCCAAACAAACAATGATGAGTGCAACAAATGCGGAAGATGCATCGGAAAATGTCCCTTTAATGCAGTAAAGGAAGGCAGCACCGGATATAAAATATATATCGGTGGCAGATGGGGAAAACGTATAGCCTTAGGAAAACCTATTAACAAGATTTTTACAGACAAACAGGAAGCTTTGGATGTAATTGAAAAGACCATACTTTTATATAAAGAGCAGGGCAAAGCCGGAGAGCGCCTAGCTGAAACCATCGAAAGACTCGGTTTTGAAAATGTACAAAATCAATTGCTATCTAATGACCTTTTAGAAAGAAAGCAAAAAATTTTAGATACGAATACAATATAG